ACAAGGTTTCTATGGCACTCCAATCCAGTCCTGCTGCAAGAGCCTGACGGATGTATTTGGAGATGACGCCTTTGGACAGTCCCAGGGCTTGGGATACATTGCGTTCACCATTACACGGTTTGGTAACGCAGGCAATAACGCTGGCCAGTGACCGGTTACATTGGAGCGCCCCACGGCAGCTAACCAAGTGTGGTCGATGGACTTCGTGTTTGACCGCACGGCAGAGGGGCGCAGCATCAAGAACCTCACGGTAGTGGATGACGCAACCCATGAGGCCGTGGCGATCGTGCCGGAGCGTGCATTGGGCGGGAATCAGATCGTACGCATCCTGGAACAACTGAGCACCACGCGAGGCTTACCCAAAGCGATCAGGGCCGACAACGGGAAAGAGTTCTGCAGCCGGGCCATGCTGACATGGGCCCATGCACGGGGTGTTAAGTTATTTCTAATCGAACCCGGCAAGCCCAACCAGAACGCCTATATCGAATCATTCAACGGGCGATTCCGCGATGAATGCCTGAACGAGCACTGGTTCACCAGTCTGCCGCATGCCCGTGTGATCGTTGAAGCATGGAGGAAGGAATACAACGAGGAGAGACCGAAGAGATCACTGGGCGGACTGACACCGGCCGCCTATGCAAAAACACTGATTCAGAAACCAGTTAAATTAACCCCGGACTCCAAACCCAAATGCTACTGAAAATGGGGGGACGTCGAACGCCTCGTAGGAAAAGTTAGACAACAATCCCCCCTTGGATGATGAAATCCTGAAGGAGCTTCGCAGCTCTGATGTTGACCCTGAATAAGGGTAGCGCCTTACTTTCCAAGCCTTCGAAATATGTTTTAGCCCTTTGCTGATCGACGGTTGCTTTCAGATCGTCGAAGCGACCAAATTCGTTGAGATTGGCTAGCGTTACATGCGTGTTCATCAGTGCGACGAGTTTTGCTTTATCTACGCCCACCAGAGCCACCAGCTTGTCGATTTGCACATTCTTGGCATGGGCCTGATAGTCAGCCAAGTAGTCGCGGAAGGTGCGGTGCGTGTCTATCTGCACGTCGCCACGCTGAATGTCGTGCAGGAAAATCTCCGCGATTTTTTGCTCTTCTTGGGACAGCGATGAAAACGAGCGGTGCAACTCGGCCAAGGTGGTTTCTTTGGCGTGCACATCGCCACCTTGCAAGACTTTAAGATATTTGTCAAAGCGCGAGTTCATGTAGTCAGCATCTATCTTGCCGGTGTCAATCTCAGTAATGTGACTGTCAATCTCGAACGGAATGCTCTCGCCACCACCGCCGCCCTCAGCTCCTGCGGAAAGTTCTTTGTAACGCTGCAAAAGAGTCAGGTATTGGTGCTGGGTCAGTGCAAGTGCTACCGACTCGTTTGTCTCGTCGCCCTCATAAATCGCCTGCTCCCAATTGAATCCTTGAATCTTGGCTGCCTCCAGCACTTTGTTGAACTCTTGGAAGGTCTTAGCAAAGGCGGCGCGCTCGGTCAGGTCGTCTGGCAGCTTCATGAAATCTTGAATGCCTGCTGCGCTGAATATGGCGCTTATCTCCGCAAAGCTGGCATTCATGCGCTCCAAATTGTGGGGCAAGCGGTCAGCAAACAGGCCAATGGGTTTGTCGCCTGAATACAGCTTTACGGCAGCGGCCACGTTGCGCTTCATGGTATGCGGCTTGCGGTAGTAGCGAATGGTGCCAAACGGCTTGTCTGGCCCAAAGAGGCGGTTCGTGCGCGAAAACGCCTGAATGATGTTCTCATACGTCAACAGCTTGTCGAGGTAGAGCGTGTTGACCCACTTCGAATCGAAGCCGGTGAGCATCTGGTTCACCACAATCAGCAGGTCTAGCCTCTTGTGTGGCTCGGCCTCGATGCGAATGTAGGGCACCTTGTGCGCAAGGCGGGCGGCCAGGTCTTGCTTGAAATTGACGTGACTGCCCAGGTCAAACTTTTGGCCGTAGGCATGGTTGTAGTCTTGCAAAATCTCCACCAGGCCATTGGTTTTAAACACCGGATCGCCACCGCCGTCTTCATCGCTGATGTGCGGATCAAACAGCGCGGTGATGTTTAACTGCGGGCACTTCACCTTTATCAGACGGTAGTAGGCAATAGCCTCCGACACACTGCTGGTGCCAAAAATGGCGTGGAACTTACTGCCTTGGCTCAGGGTGAGCCAGTTGTCGGCAATGTCTTGCACTACGGCGTTGTGGTGCCCGGCGAGGCTGTATTGGGTGTTGGGCAGGTGGTCTTCTATGCCGGGTTGATAAACGCCTGCACTATCCCGGTGCCCCGCCATGGGCACATCGTTCATGTAACTATTGAAAACCGCTTTCTTTTTGGCATTTGCAAAGGCTTCCGCTGGGGTTGCAGCTTTAGCTTTACTTAGCGCGACAGCCTGTCGCAAATCGCGGTCGCGGTAGGTCAGCACTTGGTAGGGGTCAAAGCCCAGCACGTTTCTGTCGCGTATGCCGTCCGCAATGCTGTAGCGGTGCAACTCATCGCCAAAGACATCGGTGGTGGTGTTGTCCTTGCGCACGTTCTCCCGCTGGATAGGTGTGCCGCTGAAACCGAAAAACACCGCGCCCGAAAAGCTCTCTTTGATATCAATGAGCATGTCGCCAAAGGTATTGCGGTGGCATTCATCAATGATGAACACAATCCGCTTGGCGCGCATGGTTTCCAGATCATGCGCTTTGAGGCCGTCATCCTCGTCCTTGAGCTTGCTCATCTTTTGGATAGAGCTAACTATCAGGGTGTCGGCGGGGTCCGTGCTCTTGAGCTTCTTGATGAGCATGGCGGTGTATTCCGTGGCTTGCACCGCATTGCCATCGCCAGCGAAATTGCGATAGGCCTGCAGCGTTTGCGTGCCTAGCTCTACGCGGTCCAGCAAAAAGACCACTTTGTCCGCGTCTTTAGAGTTAGCGATTAGTTGGGCCGACTTGAAACTGGTCATCGTCTTGCCAGAGCCCGTGGTGTGCCAGATGTAGCCGCCTAGGCGGTTGGGGTTTTTCCAATCCGTCTTGGCCACTTTGTCTGAAATGGCGTGCGCAGCGTAGTACTGGTAGCTGCGCATCACCTTGAGCACGCCGTCTGACTCATCGGCGACCGTGTAAAAGCCAATGAGCTGGTGCGCCATGGGGATAGACAGCAGGCTGGCCGTAAAACTCTTCCAGTCGTTGACAGGCTCGTTGTTGAAGTCCGCCCAGTGAAAGGCATAGTCTTTGTTGAACTTGCCATCTGGCCCTGGGTTGGCAAAGTAAAGCGCCTCGTCGGGCTCCATGGCCACGAATATCTGGATGAGTGAAAAAATGCCCGTAAAAATACCCTCGCGCGAATATTTTTGTATCTGGTTGTAGGCCTGGCTCACCGCCACGCCGCTTTTCTTGAGCTCAATGTGAATCACCGGCATGCCACTGATGAGGAGCACCAATTCGCCCCGCCGGTCATTGAGCAGCGGCGAGCCCCGTACATGGCGTGGCTGCTGCACGATTTGGTAGCGGCTCTGCCCTGCAGCTATCTCGTGACGGTCGTAAATTTTTAGGCTCACCTCTTTGCCAAAGTGCAGCGCATCGGCTGGGTTGTCGCGCGTAATAGCCACTGTTTTGCCGTTGATAAACCCGTTGAGCTTGAGCGGTGTGCGCAGCGCGGTGATCTGCTCCATCACCTGCTGCATCTCGCTGTCGGTCAGCGGAACTTCGTTCAACCTGTCTTGGCCGCGATTGTTTTCAAAAAGAATGCGCTTCCAGTTTGCCAACAAGTCTGCCTCGCTGGGGTTCTTGATGACATCCGCGTCGCCCCAGCCACGCTGGCGCAGCTCGTGAATTACAGCGGCTTCAAATTCAGATTCTTTGGCAGAGGTGGTCATGCGATCCATCAAGAATGTGGGCGATGTTTGATTTTTTGCTCCAGCGCTTTGAGCGTGGCTTCATCCTGCTGATCGGCCTCCTGCGCCTCAATGGTCTTGCGGCGCTGGTCGTAGTCCGCATAAAGGGCGCTGGTTGCGCTCTCCATTTGCGCATGGCTAATGGTGCACAGATGGGTGAGCAGCGGAAAACCGTTGGACGTGATGATTTGATCAACGTTTTGCTTCCAAAAAGCCATGCGCGTCTCTTGCTTGCTCTTGGCCCGCAGCTCGGCGGTTTCCAGAAAGATGACCACCAAGCGGTTCAGGGTGTCTATCTCGTCTTCGGTCAGGTAGTTTTTGGCGACCAGAATGTCTGCCTTGCGCACCTTGGCCCCCTGCCAGTGCAGCAGCCCAAAGTTCGGGTCGTCGCCTTTGGCCCGCGCGGTGATGAGCTCAGCGGCCGTTTTTTGGGTGACGGCATAAATCAGCAGGTTCTGCACGGCGGCAAAAAACACCTGCGTGGCCTTGTCTGTCTTGTCGTAGTCGCTACTCAGGGCCAAGAGGTCGCGCACCTTTTGGTAGAAGCGTTTTTCGCTGGCCCGAATGTCGCGAATGCGCGCCAGCATCTCGTCGAAGTGGTCTGGGCGGCCATCGGGGTTCTTCAGGCGCTCGTCGTCCATCACGAAGCCCTTGTGCAGGTACTCCTTAAGGATGGTGGACGCCCAGCGGCGGAACTGCACCCCACGCGGTGAGCGAACCCGGTAGCCCACGGCCAAAATCGCGTCCAGGTTGTAGAGCTTGGTCAGGTAGCTTTTGCCGTCGGCGGCAGTTACCGAGGATTCCTCGGTAACTGAACTTTGCTCAAGCTCGCCGTCCGCAAAAATGTTCTTGAGATGCAGGCCGATGTTGTCCGTGCTGACATCAAAAAGCTCCGCCATCTCGCGCTGCGTGAGCCAGACGGTTTGGTCTTTGCTGCGCAGCTGAATCTGGCTTTTGCCGTCGTCTGTGGTGTAGAGAATAAGCATGGGAAATCTCTGGATGCGGCGCGCTAGACAAACATGCGCTCTAGGCAGGCGGATTTGATCTGCTGGAGCTTTTGGAGCTGGGTGGCGTGTTGAGAAATCAGCTCGTCCAGTGTGCGGAAATAGGTGCCGATTTTTTGTTGTTCATCAGTGTCTGGAATGCTGACAGGTATTTTCATTACCTTTGTTTTCGAAATGTTGTAGCGAGAAATGCCTTGTGCCAAGAGGCAAATTCTTTTCCTAAATTCGTCTGCTCGAAAAACATAGGCTAAGAAGTCACTCTTCAGGCTGGGCAAGGGCCGAAAACCAAAACAGAAACTGTTCAAGTAAACGTTTTTCGCATCGCCTGCCCAGACAGATGACATTCCCACCTCATGCGGTGTCTCTGAAGAAATTGTGAAGAGGACATCACCCTTTCTCACTTCGTTCTGACTTGGATCGACACCAATGGCATCGGTCACATTTAGGTTTGAAACTGTGTGATTAAAAACACCCATATACGTGACAAAATATCCGTCACCGCGTCCAAAATCACCCTTGGATTTCCCAAACAACCCCGAATAGGTTTGCCCAAGTTTCTCCATTGCAATCGTGTCCCATGGCGCAGAGAACCCTTTGAAGCGAATTTCTGGCGTGGTACCACCGGGTTGCGGGAACATCTTTTGGAGCATCGCTTTTTTCAGCGTCACCAGCTTGTCATGCTTGCGCTGAAGCCCCTCAAGCATCTCATTGATGCTGGAAAGGAATTTGGCAACCTTCTCTTGCTCATTTTTCTCTGGAAAGTAAGCGGTTAACTGCTTAATTGGTCGTCCCTGCAAAATTCACTTCAAGCCACCCCCCCCAGCGCCGATCTGAGCCTTGCAGTCGGTTGAGGCCGATGATTTTGGCCAATTTCTCAAACAAGCCCGTCAAACCGCTCACCTGCAGCAGGCACAACAAAAGGCCCAGGCCTTTCCGGGCGATCATCCGCAGCAGCCAGCGGATGTTGTAGCCCGCCGCGCACAGCACCGCGTGCAGTGCATCGCCTGCTGAGCCTTTGAGGTGGCAGCGGTCCATGCGGTGATCCGCTTTGAGGTGCCCGATGATCGGCTCGATCGCTTGGCGCCGTTTGAGCAGTCTGCGCTCTTCATCGGTCAACCGCTTGTCCTTGCCCCGGTGTTTGATCTCAATGTCCGGGTTGTCTTTGTCCACACCCCGGTAGCCCAAGTCTGCGTACACCACCTCGGGCTTGACCCCCAAGCCTTGCATCAGGATAGCGCTTTGCTCGATCTGCTCGTGCATGGTGTGCCCGTCATACGGGTTACCGGGAAAGCTCCTGGCTCCCACGATCAAATTGCCCTTGAGCGTCATGGCCAGACCCACCTTCACGCCGAACTCGTACGG
This sequence is a window from Rhodoferax potami. Protein-coding genes within it:
- a CDS encoding type I restriction endonuclease subunit R, EcoR124 family, yielding MTTSAKESEFEAAVIHELRQRGWGDADVIKNPSEADLLANWKRILFENNRGQDRLNEVPLTDSEMQQVMEQITALRTPLKLNGFINGKTVAITRDNPADALHFGKEVSLKIYDRHEIAAGQSRYQIVQQPRHVRGSPLLNDRRGELVLLISGMPVIHIELKKSGVAVSQAYNQIQKYSREGIFTGIFSLIQIFVAMEPDEALYFANPGPDGKFNKDYAFHWADFNNEPVNDWKSFTASLLSIPMAHQLIGFYTVADESDGVLKVMRSYQYYAAHAISDKVAKTDWKNPNRLGGYIWHTTGSGKTMTSFKSAQLIANSKDADKVVFLLDRVELGTQTLQAYRNFAGDGNAVQATEYTAMLIKKLKSTDPADTLIVSSIQKMSKLKDEDDGLKAHDLETMRAKRIVFIIDECHRNTFGDMLIDIKESFSGAVFFGFSGTPIQRENVRKDNTTTDVFGDELHRYSIADGIRDRNVLGFDPYQVLTYRDRDLRQAVALSKAKAATPAEAFANAKKKAVFNSYMNDVPMAGHRDSAGVYQPGIEDHLPNTQYSLAGHHNAVVQDIADNWLTLSQGSKFHAIFGTSSVSEAIAYYRLIKVKCPQLNITALFDPHISDEDGGGDPVFKTNGLVEILQDYNHAYGQKFDLGSHVNFKQDLAARLAHKVPYIRIEAEPHKRLDLLIVVNQMLTGFDSKWVNTLYLDKLLTYENIIQAFSRTNRLFGPDKPFGTIRYYRKPHTMKRNVAAAVKLYSGDKPIGLFADRLPHNLERMNASFAEISAIFSAAGIQDFMKLPDDLTERAAFAKTFQEFNKVLEAAKIQGFNWEQAIYEGDETNESVALALTQHQYLTLLQRYKELSAGAEGGGGGESIPFEIDSHITEIDTGKIDADYMNSRFDKYLKVLQGGDVHAKETTLAELHRSFSSLSQEEQKIAEIFLHDIQRGDVQIDTHRTFRDYLADYQAHAKNVQIDKLVALVGVDKAKLVALMNTHVTLANLNEFGRFDDLKATVDQQRAKTYFEGLESKALPLFRVNIRAAKLLQDFIIQGGIVV
- a CDS encoding virulence RhuM family protein, whose amino-acid sequence is MLILYTTDDGKSQIQLRSKDQTVWLTQREMAELFDVSTDNIGLHLKNIFADGELEQSSVTEESSVTAADGKSYLTKLYNLDAILAVGYRVRSPRGVQFRRWASTILKEYLHKGFVMDDERLKNPDGRPDHFDEMLARIRDIRASEKRFYQKVRDLLALSSDYDKTDKATQVFFAAVQNLLIYAVTQKTAAELITARAKGDDPNFGLLHWQGAKVRKADILVAKNYLTEDEIDTLNRLVVIFLETAELRAKSKQETRMAFWKQNVDQIITSNGFPLLTHLCTISHAQMESATSALYADYDQRRKTIEAQEADQQDEATLKALEQKIKHRPHS
- a CDS encoding restriction endonuclease subunit S; translated protein: MQGRPIKQLTAYFPEKNEQEKVAKFLSSINEMLEGLQRKHDKLVTLKKAMLQKMFPQPGGTTPEIRFKGFSAPWDTIAMEKLGQTYSGLFGKSKGDFGRGDGYFVTYMGVFNHTVSNLNVTDAIGVDPSQNEVRKGDVLFTISSETPHEVGMSSVWAGDAKNVYLNSFCFGFRPLPSLKSDFLAYVFRADEFRKRICLLAQGISRYNISKTKVMKIPVSIPDTDEQQKIGTYFRTLDELISQHATQLQKLQQIKSACLERMFV